The following proteins are encoded in a genomic region of Cryptomeria japonica chromosome 11, Sugi_1.0, whole genome shotgun sequence:
- the LOC131860349 gene encoding uncharacterized protein LOC131860349 codes for MPPPNPNANTPRPTQLPAQPVPNPNSKTQQLVYSINPNQYPAYVVSISDIHLRSGTTLLAPSSPVITEIPTKGVEKDNLPSMLVPPSQTQESDIAPSFPQRLEMEVIKKMEEPMFDLIDQLKHVCVKIPLFQAIKGVAIYSKAIKEACLKKPGRKKKDPQTVHVIGQLANIMLGKVIIPKYSSPRSLVVRIDDNGIQVQNALIDLGAAINVMPKDVMQHLNITTLRPAPIVLQLANSSIVRPNGDMTISDGMTTKKLALYPPTKPQLDLEQPVWPNIGEEADEANSVAQLMMIDRDPFLQLQEENEILSNILQNHYGAINQLDGCSSSFACPL; via the exons ATGCCTCCTCCTAACCCAAATGCTAACACACCTAGACCTACTCAATTGCCAGCACAACCTGTGCCTAATCCAAATAGTAAAACACAACAACTTGTTTATTCTATTAATCCCAATCAATATCCTGCATATGTTGTAAGCATAAGTGATATTCACCTACGATCAGGGACAACCCTACTAGCACCTTCTTCCCCTGTTATCACTGAGATACCTACAAAAGGAGTTGAAAAAGATAATTTACCTAGTATGCTAGTGCCACCCAGTCAGACACAAGAATCTGATATAGCACCTTCATTCCCTCAAAGGCTTGAGATGGAAGTAATAAAGAAAATGGAGGAACCAATGTTTGAtcttatagatcaactgaaacatgtctgtgtcaaaatTCCCTTGTTCCAAGCTATTAAAGGTGTCGCCATCTATAGCAAAGCTATCAAAGAGGCTTGTTTAAAGAAACCAGGAAGGAaaaaaaaggatccacaaacagttcatgtgaTAGGTCAATTGGCTAATATAATGCTTGGGAAGGTCATTATTCCTAAGTACTCCAGCCCTAGAAGTCTTGTGGTTAGAATTGACGACAATGGAATACAAGTACAAAATGCTCTAATCGACCTTGGTGCAGCAATCAATGTAATGCCAAAAGATGTCATGCAGCATCTAAATATTACTACTCTAAGACCTGCCCCTATAGTCCTGCAGCTGGCAAATAGCTCTATTGTTAGACCTAATG gagatatgacaatttcagatggCATGACAACCAAGAAGCTTGCACTTTATCCTCCAACAAAACCCCAACTTGATTTGGAACAACCAGTGTGGCCTAATATAGGAGAAGAAGCAGATGAAGCCAATTCAGTTGCACAACTTATGATGATAGATCGAGATCCTTTCCTGCAACTTcaagaggaaaatgaaatcctCTCCAATATCCTTCAGAATCATTACGGAGCAATCAATCAATTAGATGGTTGTTCATCAAGTTTTGCATGTCCATTATAG
- the LOC131859937 gene encoding probable F-box protein At2g36090, producing the protein MCLNSDLIREILDRVDGITLANAGCVSSDFCSIARQEGLWEEACCSVWPSTKNTDAKQFISSSLGGFRNFYASCFPFIDYDQSESSETNSRRLRNLGDANYPSDFVCLVDVQYNNKFIYSQVLWGIPAPEDFEGWFCNCSFRIDLINFDEDHTSPDQLPTIVLGDINKGGEFWGHLKENIRLSCIVINRRTGQAANVSSWGPLFEQKHWYSDKDSVICFGSILPAHSILPCNIVQCKLVMKCRVLERDHTSLKITELSMQMEDIMGTHVNGRNSLLILKRALYCRRSMNHNKILESCEKYLREQSTLKEAKIRMEDLLNTFFILTGIITFASVLYLIF; encoded by the coding sequence ATGTGTTTGAATAGTGACCTTATCAGAGAAATCTTGGATCGTGTGGATGGGATAACACTTGCAAATGCAGGATGTGTGTCTTCAGACTTCTGTTCCATTGCAAGACAAGAGGGTTTATGGGAAGAAGCATGCTGCTCTGTGTGGCCTTCTACAAAGAACACAGATGCAAAACAATTCATCTCTTCTTCATTGGGTGGGTTTAGAAATTTCTATGCAAGCTGTTTTCCCTTCATTGATTATGATCAGTCTGAGTCATCTGAGACCAATTCAAGGCGCTTGAGGAATCTGGGTGATGCTAATTATCCATCTGATTTTGTCTGTCTTGTGGATGTGCAATACAATAATAAGTTCATCTATTCTCAAGTTTTGTGGGGCATCCCTGCTCCAGAAGATTTTGAGGGGTGGTTCTGCAACTGCTCTTTTAGGATTGATCTCATTAACTTTGATGAGGATCACACTAGCCCAGATCAGTTGCCCACAATTGTGCTTGGGGACATTAACAAGGGCGGTGAATTTTGGGGGCACTTGAAGGAAAATATTAGGTTAAGCTGCATTGTGATAAACAGGAGAACAGGGCAAGCTGCTAATGTTTCAAGCTGGGGTCCCCTGTTTGAACAAAAGCATTGGTACTCTGACAAGGACTCTGTAATATGCTTTGGCTCCATATTGCCTGCTCACAGCATATTGCCTTGCAATATTGTACAGTGTAAATTGGTCATGAAGTGTAGAGTTTTAGAAAGGGATCATACCAGCTTAAAGATCACTGAACTGAGCATGCAGATGGAAGATATCATGGGAACTCATGTTAATGGGAGAAACAGCCTGCTTATCCTAAAAAGAGCTCTGTATTGCAGGAGGAGTATGAACCATAATAAAATTTTGGAATCCTGTGAGAAATACTTGAGAGAACAGAGCACATTGAAGGAAGCGAAGATTAGGATGGAAGACCTCCTTAATACTTTCTTTATTCTAACTGGCATTATAACATTCGCTTCAGTTTTGTACTTGATCTTCTGA